One part of the Cellvibrionales bacterium genome encodes these proteins:
- a CDS encoding S49 family peptidase: protein MFGFGKKTTLPQNEQDRSWYMLEKLVNESQTEQRRARRWGVFFKLLTFVYLIGALFLFSPVAQQGGTGNLLSANKDHTAVVRVRGVIAEDSEASANAVVTGLRAAFESKKTKAVLLVINSPGGSPVQSNYVYDEIKRLRTKYPAIPLYAVIGDIGASGAYYIAAAADKIYASESSLVGSIGVTAAGFGFVETMNKLGVERRNYTSGAHKSFLDPFSPAKPDETAFWQQVLDQTHAQFIKRVRDGRGNRLKETPDMFSGLIWNGEQALALGLIDGYGSPGQIARDVVKAEDIVDYTAKKNPFDALAGKLGASAGAAIAEKMGLSASYQLQ, encoded by the coding sequence ATGTTTGGTTTTGGTAAAAAAACAACACTGCCGCAAAATGAACAGGATCGCTCTTGGTACATGTTGGAAAAACTGGTCAACGAGTCGCAAACCGAACAGCGGCGTGCGCGGCGCTGGGGAGTTTTTTTCAAATTATTGACATTCGTGTATTTGATTGGTGCGCTGTTTTTATTTTCACCAGTCGCTCAGCAGGGCGGCACGGGTAATTTACTTTCGGCGAACAAAGATCATACAGCGGTTGTGCGTGTGCGCGGCGTTATTGCTGAGGATAGCGAAGCCAGTGCTAATGCAGTGGTGACGGGTTTGCGCGCGGCATTTGAAAGCAAAAAAACGAAAGCGGTGTTGTTGGTGATTAACAGCCCCGGCGGCAGCCCAGTGCAATCCAATTATGTGTATGACGAAATCAAGCGCTTGCGCACAAAATACCCAGCCATTCCTTTGTATGCAGTGATTGGTGATATCGGTGCATCCGGCGCGTATTACATCGCGGCGGCGGCTGACAAAATTTACGCCAGTGAAAGCTCCTTGGTGGGTTCCATCGGTGTCACAGCGGCTGGCTTTGGTTTTGTCGAAACCATGAACAAATTAGGTGTGGAACGGCGTAATTACACTTCCGGTGCGCACAAAAGTTTTCTCGATCCTTTTTCTCCAGCCAAGCCGGATGAAACGGCGTTTTGGCAGCAAGTGCTGGATCAAACGCATGCACAGTTCATCAAGCGCGTGCGCGATGGCAGAGGCAATCGTTTGAAGGAAACACCAGACATGTTCAGTGGTTTGATATGGAACGGCGAGCAAGCCTTGGCGCTGGGTTTGATCGACGGCTACGGCAGTCCAGGACAGATAGCGCGTGATGTGGTGAAGGCGGAAGATATTGTCGATTACACCGCAAAGAAAAACCCATTCGATGCCTTGGCTGGCAA